Proteins co-encoded in one Acanthopagrus latus isolate v.2019 chromosome 10, fAcaLat1.1, whole genome shotgun sequence genomic window:
- the LOC119027382 gene encoding uncharacterized protein LOC119027382: MWSCVLNRTYSVTSGRPISHSLVCEECRKILFFLFTQVSSTMTAPAFVFCLTCLFLGKMARMADLSSSVHQHSAFVSANVGDSLTLPCFYKDYMSTMFYWYKQSVGQKPTLISTYYKYERSGLLHEEFKNNPRFTLDTKNGSYILKISDVHISDSATYHCVSSHSASYEFGGGVTVSVKGSGLNIPASVYQSASEIIQPGDSVSLNCTVHTGTCDGEHSVYWFKHSQKSHPGLIYTHGGRNDQCERKDNTQTHTCVYNLPMQSLNLSHAGTYYCAVASCGHMLFGDGTKMGINGSTDDEDPPVLVYFLTGASALTTSLCVLMAFLVCMTNRRHSCLCTESQARFSAPSTTKVKGYQNEDNDYENISRENRVNRRRRQRDSTWSECVYSSVKK; encoded by the exons ATGTGGTCTTGTGTCCTAAATAGGACATACAGTGTCACGTCAGGCCGGCCAATCAGCCACAGTCTTGTCTGTGAGGAGTGCAgaaagattcttttttttttgttcactcaaGTCAGCAGCACGATGACAGCTCcagcatttgttttctgtctgaccTGTTTGTTCTTGGGCAAGATGg CCCGGATGGCTGATCTGTCCTCATCTGTTCATCAACATAGTGCTTTTGTGTCGGCTAATGTTGGCGACAGCTTGACATTACCTTGTTTCTATAAAGATTACATGTCAACAATGTTTTACTGGTACAAGCAGAGTGTGGGGCAGAAACCAACGCTCATCTCTACCTACTACAAGTACGAAAGAAGTGGACTTTTACATGAAGAATTCAAGAACAATCCACGCTTCACACTGGATACCAAAAATGGGTCATATATCTTAAAGATCTCAGATGTACACATTTCAGACTCGGCTACTTACCACTGTGTGAGCAGCCACTCGGCATCATACGAATTTGGAGGGGGTGTTACTGTCAGTGTGAAGGGTTCAGGTTTGAACATCCCAGCTTCGGTCTATCAGTCAGCATCTGAGATCATCCAGCCAGGAGACTCTGTGAGTCtgaactgtacagtacacactgggacctgtgatggagaacacagtgtttactggttCAAACACTCCCAAAAATCTCATCCAGGACTCATTTACACCCATGGAGGCAGGAACGAtcagtgtgagaggaaagacaacacacaaacacacacctgtgtctacAACTTACCAATGCAGAGCCTGAATCTTTCTCATGCTGGGACCTACTACTGTGCTGTCGCCTCATGTGGACACATGCTGTTTGGAGACGGGACCAAGATGGGAATAAACG GATCTACAGATGATGAGGACCCTCCTGTCTTGGTGTATTTCTTGACCGGCGCGTCAGCATTAACCACCagcctgtgtgttttaatgGCTTTCTTGGTGTGCATGACGAACAGGAGACACAGCTGCCTCTGCACAG AGTCTCAAGCAAGATTTTCAGCTCCCTCCACAACAAAAGTCAAG GGTTACCAAAATGAGGATAATGACTATGAGAATATTTCAAGGGAGAACAGGGTCAACAGACGGAGACGACAGAGAGACAGCACCTggagtgaatgtgtgtactCCAGTGTAAAGAAGTAG
- the LOC119027381 gene encoding polymeric immunoglobulin receptor-like, translated as MTSPTFVFYLTCLFFGKMAQATDLKTSSAIYQESSFVSATTGENLTLRCFYRDNVAARFYWYKQPLGQKPQLMSTYYKYERNGIFHNEFQNNPRFTLYTEIHQNHLRMTDLRIADTATYYCASSYSYNFEFAQGTFVSVKGSGLNVPALLNQSASETVQPGGSVTLNCTVHTGTCDGEHSVYWFKHSQESQPVLISIHGGRNDQCERKDNTQTHSCVYSLPMKSLNLSHAGTYYCAVASCGHILFGDGTKLDFEDEVDSRILVYFLSGALTFSVILSVFLAYSMYLIKKRNKCNCAESHARFTTPSTINAESDQHEENLHYAALRGHRGDRSRRQKNKSETECVYSSVKQ; from the exons ATGACATCTCCAACATTTGTCTTCtatctgacatgtttgttctTTGGAAAAATGG ctcagGCGACGGATCTTAAAACCTCTTCAGCCATTTATCAAGAGAGCAGTTTTGTATCAGCTACAACTGGGGAAAACTTGACTTTGCGATGTTTCTATAGGGATAATGTTGCAGCAAGGTTTTACTGGTACAAACAGCCTCTGGGACAGAAACCACAGCTCATGTCTACTTACTACAAGTATGAAAGGAATGGAATATTTCATAACGAATTCCAGAACAATCCACGCTTCACGCTGTATACTGAAATACATCAGAATCACTTGAGGATGACAGATCTGCGCATCGCAGACACAGCTACTTACTACTGCGCAAGTAGCTATTCCTACAATTTTGAATTTGCACAGGGCACTTTTGTAAGTGTGAAGGGTTCAGGTTTGAACGTCCCAGCTTTGTTGAATCAGTCAGCATCTGAGACCGTCCAGCCAGGAGGCTCTGTGACTCtgaactgtacagtacacactgggACCTGCGatggagaacacagtgtttactggttCAAACACTCTCAGGAATCTCAACCAGTGCTCATCTCCATTCATGGAGGCAGGAATGAtcagtgtgagaggaaagacaacacacaaacacacagctgtgtctACAGCTTGCCAATGAAGAGCCTGAATCTTTCTCATGCTGGGACCTACTACTGTGCTGTtgcctcatgtggacacatACTGTTTGGAGACGGGACCAAGCTGGATTTTGAAG ATGAGGTGGACTCTCGGATCTTGGTGTATTTCCTGAGTGGAGCTTTGACGTTCTCTGTCATCCTGAGTGTTTTTCTGGCTTACTCCATGTATTTGatcaaaaagagaaacaaatgcaaCTGTGCAG AGTCTCATGCAAGATTTACGACTCCCTCTACAATAAATGCAGAG AGTGACCAACATGAAGAAAACCTCCATTATGCAGCTTTAAGGGGACACAGGGGCGACAGATCAAGAAGGCAAAAGAACAAGAGCGAGACCGAATGTGTGTACTCAAGTGTAAAACAGTAG